A single region of the Littorina saxatilis isolate snail1 unplaced genomic scaffold, US_GU_Lsax_2.0 scaffold_189, whole genome shotgun sequence genome encodes:
- the LOC138955286 gene encoding uncharacterized protein, which produces MNIMTWGSAHHLVKTRSRFQLIRHVIDDVNNFVILDVPDCDTRIKFRAQDSAHNNQKLLPGVSIVVYDTAEFIPQMGDYPNSLCGRSQDSPSLYKDHARREGLGDTATSVLDAILDQQSPQFDNPAAAQCQEAMSLYAASRDRKSDLKACEFLMTRKVTRRCLVNKGLEPLDVFNACLKLRQTSDDVTACSTIGRAVDKCSNRWVGTKTFCQ; this is translated from the exons ATGAACATCATGACCTGGGGAAGCGCCCACCACTTGGTGAAGACACGAAGTCGTTTTCAGCTCATACGTCACGTCATTGATGACGTCAACAACTTCGTCATCCTTGACGTTCCCGACTGTGACACCCGTATTAAGTTCCGGGCTCAAGACTCCGCCCACAACAACCAGAAACTGCTGCCTGGCGTGTCTATCGTCGTGTATGACACAGCGGAG TTCATTCCTCAGATGGGGGACTACCCTAACTCGCTGTGTGGCCGGTCCCAGGACTCCCCCTCCCTGTACAAAGACCACGCCAGGCGGGAGGGACTCGGGGATACAGCTACCTCCGTGCTGGACGCTATCCTGGACCAGCAGTCCCCCCAGTT TGACAACCCGGCGGCAGCCCAGTGCCAGGAAGCCATGAGCCTCTACGCTGCGTCACGTGACCGGAAGTCAGACTTGAAGGCCTGTGAATTTTTGATGACAAGG AAAGTGACCCGTCGCTGCCTGGTGAACAAAGGTCTGGAACCCCTTGACGTATTCAACGCCTGCCTCAAGTTACGTCAGACCAGTGATGACGTCACAGCTTGCTCCACCATCGGTAGGGCTGTTGATAAGTGCTCCAACAGATGGGTTGGAACCaaaacattttgtcagtga
- the LOC138955292 gene encoding uncharacterized protein, with protein sequence MAGPGSSHQTSSRNWRQIVTSLYPDALTRTYCVPPIHFNRVPYVRGTVPGTRHSALVLHPPSSAGLGHNVPAGSQGAATSSVQPGTGQPTPGGHQKKGKRPQARQPAHSRQFPYAPSVQWVQPFSGQATHGQQSTTGQSSSGQQSAQYSLWTPESVPPCTPVNVQQTDISDDFAQNHVMVNLQELGNNRHEAMFILSQLNFGDYLNQPAYAAAAAQFPRPSDKDTQQTKYSDGEADFVLIHRQHGILIGELKTVGRWQKDVNNPQPPADADVAKRVTKAVKQLDRSETVVRHLVSDVSPGMTVRKTLFLPYVSTEQLQRVLDNDPQLEQAVCRSLGAGSAADAVLVCCCSDQLSQPASYWHVTPAVLSQLSTWWQHRMACTVDTLLSDDSYLDIVARFVGPATTVSVPCYNGVRVEVRTAGQAVAELGWRLALLVLTMQQLDLLNRDPRLVCLAGLPGTGKTVALVLQGLRWLLQGHDVQVVSTVYTSRAASRMIAGQLGMALSADPTPPPTPGSIALHHYDFHNREADVQQAVTDLVARVKDGQLHVLLDEANFAGSTVSGSRHTTLVARLAESVPGLHLWAAGVYHTDIPPSLRPEPLTVPLRCAPSVLREVQTAVGRYQGIVHNYSDSGVPAPGDGLRVIRLSHHGNAHTGRWPAECRQCGKEVAAELRRLGVGSGGNSLPNSPAPLSYSDVFILTQSSELHDDIKNNAGQVTSRASDLVRGLRDEGLPVCVLGQQDWRHNTARWERDVHDVAVAATDRVTVTRYNYVQGLERRVVVVLPGWDKETDEGLSDELIDLQDRLFAASRCSTQLIMVDVPPVTTATSTAT encoded by the exons ATGGCAGGACCTGGAAGCAGTCATCAGACCAGCAGCAGGAACTGGCGGCAGATCGTGACGTCACTctaccctgacgctctcacccgtacCTACTGTGTGCCTCCAATCCACTTCAACAGGGTGCCCTACGTCAGGGGCACTGTACCCGGTACCCGTCACTCTGCGCTAGTGCTGCACCCGCCATCTAGTGCCGGCCTTGGCCACAATGTTCCCGCAGGGAGTCAAGGGGCAGCCACAAGTAGCGTACAGCCAGGCACCGGTCAGCCTACACCCGGCGGACACCAAAAGAAAGGGAAAAGGCCACAAGCTCGACAGCCAGCACACAGTCGGCAGTTTCCTTACGCCCCGTCAGTGCAGTGGGTACAGCCCTTCTCCGGACAGGCAACACACGGGCAACAGTCCACCACCGGTCAGTCGTCCAGCGGTCAGCAGAGTGCCCAGTACAGCTTATGGACGCCAGAGTCAGTGCCCCCTTGCACGCCAGTCAATGttcaacagacagacatatcagATGACTTTGCCCAAAACCACGTGATGGTCAACCTGCAAGAACTCGGCAACAATCGTCACGAGGCCATGTTCATCCTGTCTCAGCTCAACTTCGGTGACTACCTCAACCAGCCTGCCTACGCCGCGGCCGCTGCACAGTTTCCACGACCATCAGACAAGGACACGCAGCAGACAAAGTATTCTGATGGCGAGGCCGACTTTGTGTTGATCCACCGCCAGCACGGCATTCTGATCGGAGAGCTCAAGACTGTGGGCAGGTGGCAGAAGGATGTTAATAACCCACAACCTCCGGCCGATGCTGACGTGGCCAAGAGGGTGACGAAGGCGGTCAAGCAGCTGGACAGGTCGGAGACAGTGGTGAGGCACCTTGTGAGTGACGTGTCACCTGGCATGACTGTGAGGAAAACTCTCTTCCTGCCTTACGTCAGCACTGAGCAACTCCAGCGGGTCTTGGATAACGATCCACAGTTGGAACAG GCGGTGTGTCGGAGCCTGGGTGCAGGCTCTGCAGCGGACGCCGTACTGGTGTGCTGTTGCTCTGACCAACTGTCCCAGCCTGCATCGTACTGGCACGTGACACCCGCCGTGTTATCACAGCTGAGCACCTGGTGGCAACACAGGATGGCCTGTACTGTGGACACTCTGCTCTCTGATGACAGTTATCTGGACATCGTGGCCAG GTTTGTGGGACCGGCCACCACGGTGTCTGTCCCCTGCTACAACGGTGTCCGTGTGGAGGTGCGGACTGCAGGACAGGCGGTGGCGGAACTGGGGTGGAGGCTGGCACTTCTGGTTTTGACGATGCAACAACTGGACCTGTTAAATAGAGACCCACGTCTGGTCTGCTTGGCAGGCCTCCCTGGCACTG GAAAGACGGTGGCGCTGGTACTGCAGGGGTTAAGGTGGCTGCTTCAGGGCCACGACGTGCAAGTGGTGTCGACAGTCTACACCTCCCGGGCTGCCAGCAGAATGATAGCAGGGCAGCTAGGGATGGCTCTGAGCGCGGACCCGACACCTCCCCCAACACCAGGCAGCATCGCTCTACATCACTATGACTTCCACAACAGGGAGGCGGACGTGCAGCAGGCCGTCACCGATCTCGTGGCGCGAGTCAAGGACGGACAGTTGCACGTTCTGTTGGATGAGGCGAACTTTGCTGGCAG taCTGTGTCAGGTTCACGCCACACTACACTGGTGGCCCGCCTGGCGGAGAGCGTTCCCGGCCTGCACCTGTGGGCGGCAGGTGTTTATCACACCGACATCCCCCCATCACTGCGGCCTGAACCGCTCACCGTCCCTCTCCGCTGTGCTCCCTCCGTGCTGCGGGAGGTACAGACAGCTGTTGGCAGGTACCAAGGTATTGTCCACAACTACAGCGACAGCGGTGTACCTGCCCCTGGCGACGGACTGCGCGTGATACGGCTGAGTCACCATGGTAACGCTCACACAGGTCGGTGGCCAGCTGAGTGCCGGCAGTGCGGTAAGGAGGTCGCCGCCGAGCTGCGCCGTCTTGGTGTGGGCAGTGGGG GTAACAGCCTCCCCAACAGTCCCGCCCCACTGAGCTACAGCGACGTCTTTATTCTCACGCAGAGTTCAGAACTACATGATGACATCAAGAATAACGCAGGCCAGGTGACGTCACGAGCTAGCGACCTGGTGCGCGGTCTGCGTGATGAAGGCTTACCGGTGTGTGTGCTGGGGCAACAAGACTGGAGACACAACACGGCGAGGTGGGAGAGAGATGTGCACGACGTGGCGGTGGCGGCAACAGACCGTGTCACAGTAACACGCTATAACTATGTGCAAGGCTTGGAGCGGcgtgtggtggtggtgctgccAGGCTGGGACAAGGAGACTGATGAAGGACTGAGTGATGAGCTGATTGATCTTCAAGACAGACTGTTTGCAGCATCGCGCTGTTCCACACAGCTCATCATGGTGGACGTGCCTCCTGTCACCACCGCCACTTCCACCGCCACCTGA